The following proteins come from a genomic window of Plutella xylostella chromosome 22, ilPluXylo3.1, whole genome shotgun sequence:
- the LOC119693454 gene encoding uncharacterized protein LOC119693454 isoform X2, translated as MEEQLKALKAQRGYAKVNQTMSALTNLQVNVDDKDPFLLGILQCKLDTYSWRSYQLERNLENDPTVQDFLSYLERRALALENTDHSETATSGKRQPASLTKSKVTLATTTNSTMECLYCVAAA; from the exons ATGGAGGAACAACTAAAAGCTCTAAAGGCCCAGAGAGGCTATGCAAAAG TGAACCAGACTATGAGCGCTCTCACCAATCTACAGGTGAATGTCGATGACAAAGACCCGTTTTTACTGGGTATTCTGCAGTGTAAGTTAGACACATACAGCTGGAGGTCATATCAGCTGGAGAGAAACCTGGAGAATGACCCAACAGTTCAAGATTTCCTCTCCTATCTGGAGAGGCGAGCTCTTGCTTTGGAGAACACCGATCACAGCGAGACAGCCACATCTGGGAAACGGCAGCCGGCAAGCTTAACAAAGAGTAAGGTTACTCTGGCAACAACAACCAATTCTACAATGGAGTGCTTATACT GTGTTGCTGCAGCTTGA
- the LOC119693454 gene encoding uncharacterized protein LOC119693454 isoform X1, translating into MEEQLKALKAQRGYAKVVNQTMSALTNLQVNVDDKDPFLLGILQCKLDTYSWRSYQLERNLENDPTVQDFLSYLERRALALENTDHSETATSGKRQPASLTKSKVTLATTTNSTMECLYCVAAA; encoded by the exons ATGGAGGAACAACTAAAAGCTCTAAAGGCCCAGAGAGGCTATGCAAAAG TAGTGAACCAGACTATGAGCGCTCTCACCAATCTACAGGTGAATGTCGATGACAAAGACCCGTTTTTACTGGGTATTCTGCAGTGTAAGTTAGACACATACAGCTGGAGGTCATATCAGCTGGAGAGAAACCTGGAGAATGACCCAACAGTTCAAGATTTCCTCTCCTATCTGGAGAGGCGAGCTCTTGCTTTGGAGAACACCGATCACAGCGAGACAGCCACATCTGGGAAACGGCAGCCGGCAAGCTTAACAAAGAGTAAGGTTACTCTGGCAACAACAACCAATTCTACAATGGAGTGCTTATACT GTGTTGCTGCAGCTTGA
- the LOC105382154 gene encoding uncharacterized protein LOC105382154, whose translation MTTHCWIAVTVLLAGVFLTGVQTRPSENNEEWRPVYIPEEPNNAETSLTEDSNVAEGRSISYDTNEPATQETTQEIIEKIRKLNDGLNRPHRQKPKYNNNEPDKSHGLDEETLKRLQLLINFAPQLLSNHQESTKLRADIDKNVLRNGKPKALYGTPLNALAAPNTVAYVPYQYTALGLQAVAAQSHPNDISGNRFVITNNDLNTIDNTHSTRQGLGSLPFNIQWPLAPLFPVLLRDPFITFLQNGNLDNLFEYGQSADVCRKQKSSEGATEDNAEEKGVNETLDDKEKENKIKLISTLKRLVRQGRAIKTLKKRNIVTAAPRQELNTKVTKASKKIFGTKKPVSKKPLVVHPSYQDQDDEDNTAPGFDSGDLRNPFTNDYTWFGNRKPVAPSPGFFINRLRVRKGGVAIAGPGGVATAGRGGTAIVGPGGLAYTQPGGMAVAGPAAKIYALSPETDLTQIIAQLQKKANKDGTSPRSHTIPEGKLVATGPVIYYHELKQSTNVCCFWLVRYEGRLRRGRLGGGFRRLSDADGAADRFAFGPNSDLSKKDSMFSIVVGPVAHAVSGDAAIATPVSRVWARRGAAGTVLHAPRASAIAGPGGIAHAQSDLARTEYLPFYGGGKGQYLEVTKNQQGQVVNEKIVNEDNISNENIVKNRDETLLSRVLNVNLQNLKALSTNLLRLHNLGRTTGSLKRSDKRVFKEQLMSLGEISSNLAKLVDEIGDDVDMLFKRNNVTQKRQYDDDVGEEGVGIDSPGDSVINLEELGEILNGATIADAQPVGLAVIGESGLAASRPMATAVALTGVALARPVATAIAGIDPAALNLDLHLKGNKKQG comes from the exons GGAATGGCGACCAGTCTATATTCCTGAAGAGCCAAATAATGCTGAGACCTCACTAACAGAAGATTCGAACGTGGCTGAAGGGAGATCGATATCGTATGACACAAATGAACCAGCTACTCAAGAAACTACACAAGAAATCATAGAGAAAATCCGAAAGCTAAACGATGGACTCAACAGACCGCATcgacaaaaaccaaaatacaataacaacgAGCCAGATAAAAGTCATGGACTAGACGAAGAAACACTTAAAAGATTGCAACTGCTGATAAATTTTGCCCCACAATTACTTTCGAATCACCAAGAGAGCACAAAGCTGCGTGCCGATATAGACAAAAATGTTTTGAGAAATGGAAAACCTAAGGCTCTTTATGGCACGCCCTTGAATGCATTGGCAGCTCCTAATACAGTAGCTTACGTGCCATATCAGTACACAGCGCTCGGCCTCCAGGCAGTTGCAGCCCAGTCGCATCCAAATGACATCAGCGGTAACAGATTCGTGATTACTAATAACGATTTGAACACTATTGACAACACGCACAGTACTAGGCAAGGACTTGGCTCTCTACCGTTTAATATTCAGTGGCCACTGGCTCCCTTGTTTCCTGTTCTTCTAAGAGACCCGTTCATCACATTCCTTCAAAATGGAAACTTAGATAACTTGTTTGAGTATGGGCAGTCGGCTGATGTGTGCCGCAAACAGAAATCTTCCGAGGGCGCAACTGAAGATAATGCTGAAGAGAAAGGTGTTAATGAAACACTAGATgacaaagaaaaagaaaacaaaataaagctAATATCTACTTTGAAACGCTTAGTTAGACAAGGAAGAGCGATAAAAACTCTAAAGAAACGCAACATTGTAACTGCTGCTCCTCGTCAAGAATTAAACACTAAAGTTACGAAAGCATCGAAGAAAATATTTGGCACCAAGAAGCCAGTGTCTAAGAAGCCCCTGGTGGTGCACCCGTCATACCAAGACCAGGATGATGAAGACAATACAGCCCCAGGTTTTGACAGTGGAGATTTGCGGAATCCGTTCACTAACGACTACACGTGGTTCGGCAACCGCAAGCCGGTGGCGCCGAGCCCGGGCTTCTTTATTAACCGTCTGCGCGTGCGCAAGGGAGGGGTGGCCATCGCGGGCCCCGGCGGCGTGGCCACGGCGGGCCGCGGGGGGACGGCCATCGTGGGCCCCGGCGGCCTGGCCTACACGCAGCCCGGCGGCATGGCCGTCGCCGGACCCGCCGCCAAAATCTACGCTTTATCGCCTGAAACAGATCTAACACAAATCATCGCTCAGCTACAGAAGAAGGCTAACAAAGATGGTACCTCACCTAGATCTCACACTATTCCCGAAGGAAAACTAGTCGCTACTGGACCCGTAATATACTACCACGAGCTGAAGCAATCT ACTAATGTGTGTTGTTTTTGGCTTGTTAGATACGAAGGACGACTACGACGAGGAAGACTCGGCGGAGGATTCAGAAGATTGAGTGACGCGGACGGCGCGGCTGATCGGTTTGCGTTCGGGCCTAATTCCGACCTGTCCAAGAAAGACTCTATGTTTAGTATAGTGGTGGGTCCCGTGGCTCATGCGGTGAGTGGGGACGCGGCTATAGCGACGCCGGTGTCGCGGGTgtgggcgcggcgcggcgcggcggggaCCGTGCTGCACGCGCCCCGCGCCTCCGCTATCGCCGGCCCGGGCGGCATCGCACACGCTCAGTCCGATTT GGCACGCACGGAATACCTCCCATTCTACGGAGGAGGCAAAGGACAGTACCTAGAAGTAACTAAAAATCAACAAGGACAAGTAGTCAACGAGAAAATAGTAAACGAAGACAACATAAGCAATGAAAATATTGTCAAAAACCGAGATGAAACCCTTTTATCCAGGGTCTTGAATGTAAACTTGCAAAACCTTAAGGCACTATCAACGAATCTGCTCAGACTTCATAACCTTGGAAGAACTACTGGGAGCCTTAAGAGATCCGACAAAAGGGTATTTAAGGAGCAACTGATGAGCCTTGGGGAGATCTCGTCCAACCTGGCCAAGCTCGTGGATGAGATAGGAGACGATGTGGACATGCTGTTCAAGAGGAACAATGTCACACAGAAGAGGcaatatgatgatgat GTGGGTGAGGAGGGCGTGGGCATCGACTCCCCGGGGGACTCGGTCATCAACCTCGAGGAGCTGGGAGAGATCCTCAACGGAGCCACCATCGCCGACGCGCAGCCTGTCG GGCTAGCAGTGATTGGAGAGAGCGGGCTGGCGGCGTCGCGGCCCATGGCTACAGCGGTGGCCCTCACGGGAGTGGCCCTGGCCCGGCCCGTGGCCACCGCCATCGCGGGCATTGACCCCGCCGCGCTCAACCTGGACTTGCATCTCAAGGGAAACAAGAAACAAGGGTAG